A genomic segment from Nicotiana sylvestris chromosome 1, ASM39365v2, whole genome shotgun sequence encodes:
- the LOC104250178 gene encoding uncharacterized protein, giving the protein MAQSPANGLIGGVVVLGNAVLINVTEMRVGEQEIHCLVQGKRKQNLKWKPPKFPFYKLNTDSAHNNSKSGIGDLIRNANAEWVIGFATSITAESPTTAETYALMQGLQLALDRNLLPLEVEVDSRDSLRLLTSTKDIPNNLISDCRYLLDRLGKPIVMHAYREQNGVADKLAKEGCNFELQSMVHIFDDSPVLARSLFEREKSVVQEPVLDNDWPNSSVTIL; this is encoded by the exons ATGGCTCAATCTCCTGCAAATGGGCTCATAGGAGGAGTAGTGGTTCTTGGGAATGCTGTTCTCATCAATGTAACTGAAATGAGAGTCGGGGAACAGGAAATACATTGCCTTGTCCAG ggaaagagaaaacaaaatctTAAATGGAAACCTCCTAAATTTCCTTTCTATAAACTAAACACTGACAGTGCCCATAATAATAGTAAGTCTGGTATTGGTGATTTAATACGAAATGCAAATGCGGAATGGGTAATAGGATTTGCAACATCAATTACAGCGGAGTCACCAACTACAGCAGAAACATATGCTTTAATGCAAGGACTCCAATTAGCTCTTGATCGTAATCTACTACCATTGGAAGTAGAAGTGGACTCAAGGGATTCACTAAGATTACTCACTTCCACTAAAGACATACCTAATAATTTAATTTCAGATTGCAGGTACCTCTTGGACAGGTTGGGTAAACCTATAGTCATGCATGCGTACAGAGAGCAGAATGGAGTTGCGGACAAACTAGCAAAGGAGGGCTGCAATTTTGAATTACAATCAATGGTGCATATTTTTGATGACAGCCCAGTTTTAGCAAGGTCACTTTTTGAGAGGGAAAAGAGTGTAGTGCAGGAACCTGTTTTGGATAATGATTGGCCGAACTCTAGTGTTACAATATTGTAA